GACAAAGAATTTGATGAATAATATATGATTTAATAAGGTAACATGAGTCACAAATTCATAACCATATCAGAAGTAACCAATCAGAAGTGGATCCTAGGGTATAGCTTGAGATACTAGTAAGAGACCATTTGGACTCGGAATGTCGTTTGTCAACAGTGAACTGCAGAATTTTGCTCAGAACAACAAAATCACTTCCTGCAGTGCTTGAATTTGCTATCAATTTATTATGCTTGCAAAGAATTGCTTATAAATTTATTATAACATTGGAGCGAGGCCGCAATTATTCAGATTTTGTGTCATTTTCTGTCCATATCTTCTTCAGAAATTTGTCATGCTCTATCCAGAGACCGTTGTGAAAATGGTGGAACATGCGTTCCGAAGGGTGCAAGTTTCACATGTTCGTGCATGCCAGGGTTTACAGGCGAGATATGTCAAGTCAGTATGTATAATTATTATCCGTATGTAGTGCTGTTTTGGATTTAGTTTTTGTTGCGCTCATATGTTTTCTTTGAGTGCCAAGTTCCTCAGTGTGTGCAGACCTCGACAAGCTGTTGACTCATACAACGTGGTGCTAGGGGAAACAAATTTCTAAACTGTTGTTTTCAGTGTTATGGTTTGGGCAGAAAAATAGAATTAttgctttttattatatacccaattctgtcaaaaaatacggcttgtatttcacaagtaaatatgaacaatcAGAAAaacgtattgtaccttttgtattgtatgttgctggactactttcatttaatatgcaagACTTggcacagttctataaatagcacacacacacaaaatcactcatttctattttaacatcgacaaacGTTGAAGATTTCGTCCGATAATGaagcaacaaacaaaaatgtggaggtatataataaaagggtcattacaacagtagcttgatctgggattttgtattcggttcttgcggattttgcaaggacggatcaaaGTCCAATACAGCAAccattataataaccctattatattgcaGTCAGTTCTAGAACAGCTTTCGAGACGTTTTACGTACGTATCTTACGCATACGGTCTGAATTAATTAGAGAAATAAGTTAAGGCGATAAGCTTCTTCGATATGCTTGTATCCTTTTTAAAGGCATAATGTATGCTATTTCAACCGATATCAGTTACATGAaaatgtactttcattttcttttatagaTATTGACGACTGCACACCAGACCCGTGCAATGCATCGACAAGTATCGGTTGTATAGATGGAGCAAATAATTTTTCTTGCAGCTGTAAACCCGGATACACAGGCAAAACTTGCAATATAGGTATCTACTGGTACATAGTTCGATCATTTGATATAACATTTCAAATGTAGAAATATAGTAGTATTAAAACTTGTATTCATTAGAAAAATTATATAATGATTACCTGTATACAAGGTTATAGCTCTAAAACATCACTTGTATGTGTTAATATCACTACCTTTGCTATAGTTGAAATAAATCCAAAAAAGCATGACTGCAGTTATACATATAAACTTATAGATATTCAGATATTGTATAGTTTTTGGATGAATACGGATAatcctgaagaaaaaataaaatacaagcaATTCAGTTTTTATGACAATTGTCAATGAACGTAAAATGTAATAGTAAATAGGACATGTAAAAATCATGGCCCTGGGATTctttgatttatgtataaaaaaaatatgtaattcgGCATCAAACATGTTCTCATACATTTAAAAGATGGGATTACTTTtgtaaatataaacacattttgtaTTGAAGTTGTTTCACACAGATTTCTGTAGCAACTGCTTTTTTATCATTCAGATATCGACGAGTGTGCAAGTTCACCCTGTCAGCACGGAAATACCTGCGTGGATCATGTTAACGGATACACATGTGCCTGTGCGCCGGGTTATACTGGACTTCTCTGTGAAATAGGTATTAATAAATCAAAGTTCTAAGTACTATACGGTTCtcatatattgtatatgtatgtTGGTCTGGCGGGGACGCCGTCACGCATAATCAAATATTTGCCGTTCTGGCATATTGGTGCCGCACCGACACGGCAACTTGTTAGATTTACTATCGCTTGCCCCGCGAGaacgacaaatatcttatttgtcatATCCGTGCACTTACTTGTTGGTTTGTTTACCCCACGCCAACACGCGAACGCGCCGAATTCACAGTTGTCGTTTGGGCCCTCCCGCCAGAAAGACGACTACCTGAATACCTTACTTGTCGTATTGACGCATATAAAACTCGCCAACACGCCCGTCCCATCGGGGCGTTAACACGTATTTACTCGGTGTGTTGCTTCTCCCACCAGACAGACAAATATCTTACATATCAAAATGACGTATCAATGAGTTAGGGTGGCTGTTGTTTGCCACCTCGTTCTGACTTACTGGCGTGTTTGAAGGGTTCTTACATGCCAGTACGAGGTGACAGACATCAGCCACCATAGAAATCAGTCGAAGGACTTACATTTTCATTGCTTCTTCCACTTCTCCACACAACTCCCAACACACAAGACCATTAAAGACTGCAAACAATATTGGTTCatcaatttataaattatttgaaacttTAATACTCTATTGAAACTATCATAATTTTATCATACATAAAAGTAAACCAAAAATGAAGCGATGTTTTCGTTATatgcaaaataataaattcaTTCGGGTGAAAATATGATTCATATCAATATTGTATGACAATATGATTACTTGGTTGGCTCTCAGGCTAATATTTGATTTTACttgcttttttcttttgtttgaagtAAGTTCATGATTGAATTCATTCTGAAATTCCTAAAGTACACATATATCACTGCCGATATACCGACCACTTACTGACGTCTGTCCGATACGGGCCAGTGTATGCCGGCGAATCGGAGTTACAGTTTGTTGCTTCCAAGTCTGATAAAAACAGTAAATGGGTTAAAATACAACTGGATGCGTAGCTGTAAATGTTTCTCAAACATTTACAAGCAGCAATAGTTCTAAAACTTAAACATATGCAGTTATGCACGATCTCTCTTGCTTGTCAGAATATGTCATGTATTTGATCGCATGTCAAAAGTGTCAGTTTGAGTTTAATATGTAGATCGACACCATCAGAAATTTTCATATAGAATGAATAGCCACTAAAAAACAAGGACACATATCAatcagggaatgccatgttccaaaaacaaagCCTCCAGTCTTACGTCAGAGACTTTCCAGATACTTATACAAATGTTTCAGTACATGAACATTTCAACTTGAGTGAATATTGCATTTTTGATTCGTGCAAATTGAGTGGGTCAATAAGGGTTTAATCAATTTCTGTGCCATCGtaatttttctttattaataTGACTTGCTGTGCAATTATCAATGGTAAATTGAATCCATAACAGATTCTAATGAAAGCTAAAAGAAAACCAAATGTTTTAGCGTCATTTGATGTCACCGATGAAGTTACATTATTCAAGTGACGTCAtaacattatttgatatttttttctctgaaGAACGTGTTAGAAAAGAAATAGTAAAGCAAGATTTAATTAAAAGTTAGAGCTATTttcatttatagttttatattgttGTAGGTGTttggaattttctttttattttctctcACTACAGAGATCGATGAATGTGCGAGTTCTCCATGCAAGAATGGTGCCACGTGCAAGGATATGATAAATCGATTCACCTGTCAGTGTCCTCCACGAATATATGGCGTTCTGTGCGATACAAGTAAATTAgagatatttttgtaaacatattgttttagaaatttaatacTACTAAGTAGATATTTTTGTTACGAAGTAGTATATGTAACACGTTCTCATAGctctttaaatacatgtattatgtaattataaTGTGAATGTTAAGTTCGAAATGTTAATTGGTAGGAAactagtttatttattttcttctttaaagATTTGATCACTACTAGAGGGATGAATTGTAAACGTAAGGCTCAACACGGTGATCGCAACGTGTGCTTGTAAAGTGTAGTCATAGCTGGACAGAGCCGCAGATTAACATTGAATCAATAAAAATTAGAAACTAATACATGAATTTACCTTCATTAATCAAGTCACTTTTTCTTAGACATTATTCTGGTTAAACATGAACTCGGAAGGTTGTGCGTAGTCATGACTGTTTTGAGAATCCTTTGCTCTATGTAGCAATTAAACAAATAAGCACATGGTTGTTATGTTATACAGATATTTGCCATCCAACTCCGGCAGATGTTGTCTTTGTGTTGGATTCATCAGTCAGCATGACAGAGCAAGAATTCAAGAAACAACTGGAATTTGTTGCTAATTTTAGCAGTAAAGCTCCCATCGGACCACGTGACTTCCAAATAAGCATGGTGACATTTTCCTTCAATGCTCATGTTGAGTTCTATCTAAACAAGTACACAGACAATTCTTCACTTATTGACGCTGTAATGAATATCACATACAAACCAGGTTCAACTCGTACTGATGAGGGTCTCAAAGCggtaaatttgttttttttttttttaaaacaaaacaaaacattttgtagaTATAACTTAAGCAACCGGAATGTACCATAATTATAATGTAGGTTTACAATATTTGATAACTTCCTTTTTGCTATAAACAATTCAGTACatgcttatataattattaaacaattGCTAATATGTGAAGCTTTATTAAAGGCCAAGGCAGTTTTCAGTACGGGTCATGGTATTGAAAGGCGGATAAACAACACACAGGCCGATAGGTTTGTGTACATCCTTACTGACGGCATGTCAACATACAGAATGAAAACCAGGGAAGCCGCCAGATCTTTGAAAAAGGTCGTAGATTCAATCGCTGTCATTGGTGAGTTCGTACCAAGTATATGTTGAAATACTTACTGTTTGTTGTGATACAAAATAATACGAAGTGGACAGAGAGTTGCAGTGTTTTTGAAATACTGCTTATTAGACAATACGTTGCaacccccccccaccaccaaaaaaaaaaaaactgatgtgAAAGCTTGTAAAAATTTGACAATAAACATTTGACTGTAGAAtgaaatttcagccattttggtTGTGCGTGCATTTGTTTTCCTGATGTGGCAGTTTACAAATGCAGCCAAATAAGATTTAAATCAGTAAAGTAATACATTTTCATGCTTTCTATATTTTGTCACTAAATTTATAGTTATACGTATCAGAAAAACCCTCCGATGTTGTCCTTAAACTAAAATGATcaaaaatacacagaaaataaatatcatatcataaagTTTCGGAATATGAATTATTACGCTAACAGATTTGACCAAATGTTGAACTATACATTTATCACTAGCTGTATTAAAATGCAGATGGGTACTTGCCTAGTTTCATTGTAAACTCAAAATACATTTACAGCTTTTTGatgaactttttttcattttcattgtagGTATCGGAAATGAAGTTTCTCATCAAGAACTTATGGATATGGCTTCAGACCCCTCCTTTGTGTATTCCGTAAAGAACTTTAATTCTTTGTACACCGTTCTCAAACGCCTGGTTCATTTTGACTGCGATGGTAATTGTTgatcttttgtttgtttcataTGGTGAATgccttttattcttttaaaccTACGCTATGATGCAAAAGCTGATAGACATCTTCACTAACAATACTTTTAAGGTACAAAAGGTCCAGAATGACGTTCAAAGTAACACATCATGTAGCTTATTATAGTGAGTACATTTCGGGCGTTAcagaaaatagatatttttttttcagaatgtgaaAACAGCGCAGAATCTGACGTAGCTATTTTCTTAGATTCTTCAGTAACAATCCAACAGTACAGCGCAAGCATTGACGCAATTATTCACATCATTGACGTCATGAAGCGGTTTGGCGTCAATGATACACGTTTAAGCGTGACATCATTTTCCGATTCTATAAATAGTATCATAGGAATGGGCGAGACATATAATAAAGACGTCATCAAGAGCAGGCTCAACATGATTGCCTATTCAAAAGCTGTTCGGGTTCCAATGGATACAGTGTATACGCATGCCAGAACGCAGATTTTCAACAACAGCGTTTCAAGACAAAATGCAAAGAAGTTCTTGATAATATTTACAAACGGCACCGTGAATGCCAACAACAAAGGCGACCTTGAAAGAGAGAAATCGTTGTTAGAAGCTGAAGGTGTTAACATTATTGCAGTCGGCAGTGGAGAAGATGCGAATTTCGATGGATTGATTCAGTTAGTGACGGATACCTTTAATGTATTCGTTACTTCTAAAGACTTGCCGCTGAGCAATCTGGATGTTTTACAGTCTGAGTTTGTTTATAATAAGTGTGACCTTAAAGGTGAATAAAAATTATAGAGATAAGACGCAACATAGTTGACATAGGTCAGAGACTGCAGGACTGTGAGAACATCTTTTTTTCAAACGAACTCAGCCTGTTgataaagatatacatgtatgtcaatcaCATGTATATGATATGACTGAAAGCATAAACATATATTGCAAACTAATATAAGGTCTCTTAGGGAATCTAGGATTTTTCTATCACAAGTTGTTACATATCTGATTAAATCTGACAGTATAATTAAATGAGTACAATAAATGTACATATTATTAAGCCAAAGGTTAAAGTTTCTAGAAAGcaaatatttatatcaaaatttcgaaatgCTACAATTTATTCTAAGATCAATCGAAAAGGTAATTATACCAAACGCAGATCATCAAACGTCTTAGTTTTGGGTTTCGACCGCAAAAAGAACATATTGAAGGAATACTGGGGGTAACAGAGTCAGTAGTAATGATTACCTCACGATTACCCTGGTAGACAAAAGATTAGCTATGCATGCATCtcatataataaaacaagtaCAGTCCAATCGGACGTCATGAACGTTAGACACAATAAAACGTTCTAGTAGTTTGGGATCAGAAGTCGATTAAATGTATCTGTATCAGAGTTTCGTCTACGGTTCGGTTTGGGTGTTGCAAATTGTATTGCCTCGCATTGATCGTGTTTGCTAATATTTTGCTTTGCTGTATCTCTACTTCCaaaacagattttaataaaactgccATATCTATACCAATAACACTAAACAGATAAACATGTAAACGATATAagatttttatgtttataatagCTCAATAGATACTGATTTTCAATATCTTATCaccaattttctatttatttttgttctCGTCATTCACAAGGGTAAgtttgtaatacttcttgtattgAAGAGCAAAGTATTTTCCACACAGCTTTTTATATTTGAACCACTCAGGTTTGCTATTGCTTATAATAACGATTCTGGTATATACATTTTGCATTagtcatatacatttgtatgccTTACGTAATTCAAAGAtaatgaggaacattagcttgttacttcccttgaaaagctgtatgataaagcgcaaggataacAAAATACAACTTTGGTCCCTTCAATTGGATTCCTCTGACATTTTCGTTATTACTTTTGTCCAAGACGTTGctgttggtcaaaataaatatgctatcTATGTGTAAATACAAATGATTAATCAAACCTAAAAGAAAACCTTTGCCTAATTATTTACAAATCCAATGATATTTAGCGCAGATAATGcttatgaaaattacaaagaagtcaatgataaaaacagaggaaggaccaaGTTACTTCTCAGACATaatcaagggaagtaactgacttACGTTTTAAAAATAACTACTCCAAAATAACGTCCTCCTGCTACATATAGTTAAGTGTTGAAAGAAAATACACTTAAGTTATTGGTATGAAGGAATAATACTCACATTCCAGAACTAACAACACTTTAATGTTGTGGACATGAGGTTTCAAGGCTATACcctgacaaaaaataaaataattaatctaCAATTTTCAATTTCACTTCAGAAATGGTAATACTTGTGTATGtggtggtgggggagggggataCATATCAAGTTCCAAAAGGATTAAACATATGAAACAGGTGTCCAAATAGAAGTTACAGTGCATAATTACATGTTACACTGAACATATGAACTTTGTTGTTGTGCGTCTTTGAGGCGTCATGACCACATTTTGTGTACGTATGTTACAACGATTGTAACTCAGTCAGCTATAATAAAACCAATTGTGTTGTAATTATCAATATACATGGCTATTAAATACTTCCCAACTCCCAGAAGTTAATAAAAAATCGTACATGTACCTGTAATAGTTTCTGCGGAAGCGCGTTAGTCTAAACATTTTCAGAATTCCACTCGTATCAATCGTATTAATCGAAACATACATATTACATGATTTAGCTTTCATAACACGGAAGCACTTGTTTGGACTATTCGTTAGCTTGCATACTTTATACGCATAAGCTCAAGAAAAGATTTCATCTACATGTTCATTGTACCTGGATTTTTTCttgggatttttttttggttgggtttaacgtcgcaccgacacattttaggtcatatggcgactttccagctttaatggtggaggaagaccccaggtgccccttcgtgcattatttcatcacgagcgggcacctgggtagaaccaccgaccttccgtaagccagctggatggcttcctcacatgaagaattcaacgccccgaatgaggctcgaacccacatcgatgaggggcaagtgatttgaagtcagcgaccttaaccactcggccacggaggcccctttttcTTGGGATGATAATTGGGGTACAGAAACGAATCATCACTAGCACGATGGCCTTTTTCAGATTCCATTTATTTCACAACGAACAttacttttatattatatacagtatCATTTGATGGGGTTATGCCCCTTGCCTCCAACCTCGAAGTAGATCTGTGTTGAACTTACATTGCGCCTATAATTTTACCAGACTTGTGGTAGATATACTAATTACTAATGCAAGTGCAATATATATAGCGTAAAGTATTTTTGATCTCACGGATATAACGTTATACGTTATGTACCGTTCCAGAGGAAGGTCGATAATATGGATAAAAATAAGCTTCCTTGTTGTAGTCGAAAATATTTCCTGTATACGAACGTTGATTTCCCaagctttgtttaaatacactgctgtAAGAAAAAGTGCTATAAAGAAATCCATTcgcatgattttatttttaactacTGTTTGTTGAACATgggatgcaagaaaaaaaaattcaacggCTGTATGTGCGGATGAGAATATCCGGCGCTCgagtaactgtttacgcggtaactcgatAGAGCCTCGTagcgcctaaacagttaccctcgagccgaatattcccatctgcatctacaaccagtcaAAGAATCTTATACTATAAGCCGATGCTACATGGCTTGAGGAGTGTTGCATcgttacatctcatgaacagccTCAGTGAACTGCGTCTGTCTGCTTTTATTTGGTTTGGTTAAATTCtagatttaaaatgttatttctggACCCAAACATTTGTTCCTTACTACTACTGCTTTTTTTGTTATATCCGTCGATTTAAGGTTTAGGATTGTaccatcaaaacacagaaatagtTGGTTAACAAATAAcattaccaacaatctacctgtccattACATGTACGACAGgatactgaaattatttttgcaacttAGACACCAAATGCTCATTTTGACATTATGAGTGAGCATTCGGGTAGTACATACGACCTTCTGCATGCCAGATGGTCTCCTTATGTAAAGAATTCTAAATAAAAGCGCGCTCCTTCAAACCACATCGAATTAATGATGGAATTTCCACTAACTGCTTTACGTGTTTGAGGTCAAATATATTATGGTTATATAGGGATGCAGACTGTCTTTTCGTAAATAAACTTTTCAGCTGGACTGCAGAAATTTGGTGATTCAAACCCGGTGTCCGTCCCTGCTAAAATAATGTCCAGAAAAGTAGCTTTACCCATCATTAAAGCAtgctggaaagtcgacatatgatCTAAAATGTGTCACTGTCTTTAAACTAAAGAACACTATAAAACAGCAGACAAGTACGAACAAGGATACCTTATATCGCCGCTTGATATTGAACGTTTGAATGTAACATCAATcattttttagctctggtggtcccTGAAAGAGGTCAAGCAAAAGCATGTGAACAAAACTGGAAAGATATGTCTGTACATTATTCATTCAAAaggtttcttttttgttttagttatGGCGGCCCCCAATATTGGCTAGGCATTCCTGAAGAAATTTGAAAAGGTctaaaggatgctacagaccaaggttGGCGGTAACACATTAAGCTGCTCATAGGAACAAGTTGTTAAAAATTTTAAGCTTTGGTGTTTACTAAAAGCGATCAAGCAGAACCATTCACACAAACATCCATGTAAGGATGTTACATAAAAaacagggggcctccgtggccaatgtcg
The genomic region above belongs to Mercenaria mercenaria strain notata chromosome 12, MADL_Memer_1, whole genome shotgun sequence and contains:
- the LOC123534066 gene encoding transmembrane matrix receptor MUP-4-like, whose amino-acid sequence is MRILLLIHLFLIFVKGQLHRPCTTGDCDSTCYHEFSRYDANAFLSSGKRSTPRECCHESYCEDQGTRCQTEQYRSYIANKFSGNWSCDSGKIVSVTSWCNGHYNYECKEICHALSRDRCENGGTCVPKGASFTCSCMPGFTGEICQVNIDDCTPDPCNASTSIGCIDGANNFSCSCKPGYTGKTCNIDIDECASSPCQHGNTCVDHVNGYTCACAPGYTGLLCEIEIDECASSPCKNGATCKDMINRFTCQCPPRIYGVLCDTNICHPTPADVVFVLDSSVSMTEQEFKKQLEFVANFSSKAPIGPRDFQISMVTFSFNAHVEFYLNKYTDNSSLIDAVMNITYKPGSTRTDEGLKAAKAVFSTGHGIERRINNTQADRFVYILTDGMSTYRMKTREAARSLKKVVDSIAVIGIGNEVSHQELMDMASDPSFVYSVKNFNSLYTVLKRLVHFDCDECENSAESDVAIFLDSSVTIQQYSASIDAIIHIIDVMKRFGVNDTRLSVTSFSDSINSIIGMGETYNKDVIKSRLNMIAYSKAVRVPMDTVYTHARTQIFNNSVSRQNAKKFLIIFTNGTVNANNKGDLEREKSLLEAEGVNIIAVGSGEDANFDGLIQLVTDTFNVFVTSKDLPLSNLDVLQSEFVYNKCDLKGE